A region of the Apium graveolens cultivar Ventura chromosome 6, ASM990537v1, whole genome shotgun sequence genome:
TTTGTAGTTAACACGCTGTGTCTATCGTATATCGATGTACGCAATTACTATAAAAGCAATTATTATAAAGTAGACTTATGTAAACATGAGTAAATCTAGAAGACAAGCACAATTGGTAGAAATAATTTGCATAATCACATAGCTTATGATGCAAAACACAAAGAATTGAAAACATGGGATCAAATTTATTCAAGTAAAATATCATACCAACATAAGAAAAATTCGACAATCAACTATGTCCTAGCGACTTACTTATCAAAGATTCCTAAAAACTGAATTTAAAAGATAAGTTAGGAAACTTTACACGTGATAAAAGCATTCCAGCTTCTTGGTACTTGAATGCCATCTAAACTTGAAAGCCGATAAGCCCCACGTCTAACAACTGCATCAATAAGGTAAGGTCATTCCCAAGTGTCAGCAAACTTTCCTGCTATCACGTTCATAGTGTTCTGGAACGTCTTCCTCAGTACCAAGTCACCAACACGGAAAGATCTCACATGGACATGTTTGTTATATGTGTTGGAAACCCTCTGTTGGTAAGACACCATATGTATTCTTGCCATCTCTCGAAGCTTGTCCACTATATCTACGTTATGTGTCAATTCTTTGCTATTCATGTCACATGTCAACAATCCATACCTGGAAGTGGGCATCATGATCTCTATTAGTAAGACTGCTTCAGTCCCATAGACTAAGCTATAAGGTGTCTGTCCAGTTGACATTTTAGGAGTACTCCTGTCCGACCACAATacccaaggcaattcttcaacCCATTTTCCTTTGCACGAAGTCGGTCTTTTCTTGAGGCTGTTGATTATAATCTTGTTACTTGATTC
Encoded here:
- the LOC141664687 gene encoding uncharacterized protein LOC141664687, with the translated sequence MDIAGKMPPAHGQKVFMLAMTDYFLEVDRSTGVQTCHVKRGDLIHQKKHSMQVCLKKRPTSCKGKWVEELPWVLWSDRSTPKMSTGQTPYSLVYGTEAVLLIEIMMPTSRYGLLTCDMNSKELTHNVDIVDKLREMARIHMVSYQQRVSNTYNKHVHVRSFRVGDLVLRKTFQNTMNVIAGKFADTWE